A genomic window from Nosocomiicoccus massiliensis includes:
- a CDS encoding DUF2627 domain-containing protein, translating into MKKIIALLILVIPVFIAGYGVKLIRDSIFGITIDPFSSLVLQFIVGLVLLVFGVWFVAGYVLHRERKNKRVQERFKAKDE; encoded by the coding sequence ATGAAAAAAATAATTGCACTATTAATATTAGTGATTCCTGTCTTTATTGCAGGATATGGCGTAAAATTAATTCGCGACAGTATATTCGGTATCACAATTGATCCATTTAGTTCTCTTGTCCTTCAATTTATTGTAGGGTTAGTACTCTTAGTGTTCGGAGTTTGGTTCGTTGCAGGATACGTCCTTCATAGAGAGCGAAAAAATAAACGAGTTCAAGAGCGATTTAAAGCAAAAGACGAGTAA
- the lpdA gene encoding dihydrolipoyl dehydrogenase yields the protein MEKSYDIAIIGGGTGGYVAAIRARQLGFTVALIEKDKLGGTCLHNGCIPTKSLLNTSNLIKTANQLSEFGISEVLNFNYEKIIDKKNKTVDTLYNGVSSLMKKHQIDVYYGHGRILGPSIFSPMAGTIAVETENDSIIIKNDYVIIATGSKPIELDFLPFDGEFVLSSKEFLSQKKLPKSVGIIGGGVIGLELASILSNLNVDVTIIEGSQNIIPNEDKDVIRTLKKHLEQSNVKITTDFKISNQSVTVDNGVSIKYNDETLNFEQVIVAIGRKANIDDIGLNNTKAKFNTYIETNEFYQTADSHIYAIGDVLNTYQLAHVASKEGIIAVEHIKGLNPITLNYDTVPRCIYTNLEVGVVGPTEEQLKEKGIEYNVSVLPLQAVGKAIIENGGEGFVKLITDKDNMLLGASIVGPNATEIINELSLASFLNSSVEELYNSVHAHPSISEGIMESALLIDERGIHF from the coding sequence ATGGAAAAATCATATGACATCGCGATAATCGGTGGAGGTACAGGCGGCTATGTAGCTGCGATACGTGCAAGACAACTCGGCTTTACTGTCGCACTCATTGAAAAAGATAAACTCGGTGGCACGTGCTTACATAACGGTTGTATACCAACGAAAAGTTTGCTGAACACTTCAAATTTAATAAAAACTGCCAATCAGTTATCTGAATTCGGAATTTCTGAAGTATTGAATTTTAATTATGAAAAAATCATTGATAAAAAGAATAAAACTGTAGACACGTTATATAACGGTGTGTCATCACTCATGAAAAAACATCAAATTGACGTTTACTATGGTCATGGGAGGATATTAGGGCCGTCAATTTTCTCACCGATGGCAGGCACAATCGCTGTAGAAACTGAAAACGATTCTATTATTATTAAAAATGATTATGTCATTATAGCGACTGGGTCTAAACCGATCGAACTTGACTTTTTACCATTTGATGGGGAATTTGTATTGTCGAGTAAAGAATTTTTATCTCAAAAAAAATTACCTAAATCTGTAGGTATTATCGGCGGTGGAGTCATTGGATTAGAACTTGCATCTATATTATCTAATTTAAATGTCGACGTGACGATAATTGAAGGTAGTCAAAATATAATTCCTAATGAAGATAAAGACGTTATTCGTACGCTTAAAAAACATTTAGAACAGAGTAATGTAAAAATCACAACTGACTTTAAAATTAGTAATCAGAGCGTTACAGTTGATAACGGTGTTTCTATAAAGTATAACGACGAAACATTGAATTTCGAGCAAGTAATTGTTGCGATTGGGCGTAAAGCCAATATCGATGATATTGGCTTAAACAACACGAAAGCAAAATTCAATACTTATATTGAAACGAATGAATTTTACCAAACAGCAGACAGCCATATATATGCGATTGGAGATGTATTAAATACATATCAACTCGCACATGTTGCTTCAAAAGAAGGCATAATAGCGGTTGAGCATATTAAAGGTTTAAATCCAATCACACTAAATTATGACACTGTACCGAGATGTATATATACGAATTTAGAAGTTGGGGTAGTCGGTCCTACAGAAGAACAGTTAAAAGAAAAAGGTATCGAATATAATGTGAGCGTATTACCACTTCAAGCAGTTGGTAAGGCGATTATTGAAAATGGCGGAGAAGGTTTTGTTAAGTTAATTACTGATAAAGATAATATGTTATTAGGCGCATCGATTGTTGGACCAAATGCGACTGAAATTATTAACGAATTATCGCTTGCATCGTTTTTAAATAGTTCGGTAGAAGAACTATATAATTCAGTACATGCGCATCCGTCAATAAGTGAAGGAATTATGGAATCTGCATTACTTATTGACGAAAGAGGGATTCATTTTTAA
- a CDS encoding thiamine pyrophosphate-dependent dehydrogenase E1 component subunit alpha, translating into MIDYKTLDLTEDDLKEMYRLMLTTRKIDERMMLLNRAGKIPFVVSCQGKEAAQVGAAYALKKKIDYLNPYYRDLGMVTTLGTTPLESMLAAFAKRDDTSSGGRQMPGHFSDYELNIVTQGSTVTTQVLHAAGIAYALKMDGKEAVSFTSLGEGSTSQGDFHEALNFASVHQLPYICFIENNGYAISVPKSLQYNIDDLSERKHAYGIHGEQINGNDPLEVFQSVKAARTRAINGEGPTIIDALVSRIGAHSSDDDDSYRDKAHVQTLKDTDCLITFKDYILKNTTIEEEWFEAIDEEVKNIINDATKEAEHAPYAEPSYALKHVYEEEL; encoded by the coding sequence ATGATAGATTATAAAACATTAGATTTAACAGAAGACGACTTAAAAGAAATGTATCGTTTAATGTTAACGACACGAAAAATTGATGAACGTATGATGTTATTAAACCGTGCGGGAAAAATTCCATTTGTCGTATCGTGTCAAGGTAAAGAAGCGGCACAAGTCGGTGCAGCTTATGCTTTAAAGAAAAAAATTGACTATTTAAACCCATATTATAGAGATTTAGGAATGGTAACAACACTTGGTACAACACCCTTAGAAAGTATGCTTGCAGCATTTGCGAAGCGAGATGATACGTCAAGTGGAGGGAGACAAATGCCCGGTCACTTTAGCGATTACGAGTTAAATATTGTGACTCAAGGATCAACTGTAACAACTCAAGTACTTCACGCAGCAGGTATTGCGTATGCATTAAAAATGGATGGTAAAGAAGCTGTATCATTTACTTCACTCGGTGAAGGTTCTACGTCTCAAGGCGATTTTCATGAAGCGCTAAACTTTGCGAGTGTTCATCAATTACCGTATATATGCTTTATTGAAAATAATGGTTACGCGATTAGTGTCCCAAAATCACTTCAATACAATATTGATGACTTATCAGAGCGAAAACATGCATATGGAATACACGGAGAACAAATTAACGGCAATGATCCACTTGAAGTATTTCAATCTGTAAAAGCTGCTCGAACACGTGCTATCAACGGGGAAGGTCCTACGATAATCGATGCGCTAGTTTCGAGAATTGGGGCACACTCTTCAGATGACGATGATTCTTATAGAGATAAAGCACATGTACAAACATTAAAAGACACGGACTGCTTAATCACGTTTAAAGATTATATATTAAAAAATACAACGATAGAAGAAGAGTGGTTCGAAGCAATCGATGAAGAAGTTAAAAATATTATTAACGACGCGACAAAAGAAGCAGAACATGCACCATATGCAGAACCTTCTTATGCGTTAAAACACGTGTATGAGGAGGAATTATAA
- a CDS encoding alpha-ketoacid dehydrogenase subunit beta: MTKTMTLLEAIHDGLDYEMGKDENVFVLGEDVGQKGGVFKVTAGLQEKYGKMRVLDTPLAESLIVGTAIGASLAGKRPVAEIQFAEYILPATNQIMSEAAKIRYRSNNGWHCPIVIRAPFGGGIHGALYHSQSIESVFSSTPGLKVVIPSTPSDAKGLLISAIRDNDPVLFFEHKKAYRLLKEDVPTGEHVVPIGKADIKREGKDITVITYGLCVHMAIEAAERLENDGYSAKVVDLRTIYPLDQETIIESVKDTSKVLLVTEDNLEGSVMSEVSAIISEHAFYDLDAPVMRLAAPNVPAMPYAPPMEDYFMVNPDKIYEKMKELAEH, translated from the coding sequence ATGACAAAAACGATGACATTGTTAGAAGCAATCCATGACGGATTAGACTATGAGATGGGAAAAGATGAGAATGTATTCGTTCTAGGAGAAGATGTCGGTCAAAAAGGTGGCGTGTTTAAAGTAACGGCTGGACTCCAAGAGAAGTACGGAAAAATGCGAGTGCTCGACACGCCACTCGCAGAATCATTAATTGTCGGTACAGCAATTGGCGCGTCACTCGCAGGGAAACGACCAGTTGCTGAAATACAGTTTGCAGAGTATATATTACCTGCGACAAACCAAATTATGAGTGAAGCAGCTAAAATTAGATATCGTTCTAATAATGGATGGCATTGTCCAATTGTAATTCGTGCACCATTTGGTGGAGGGATACACGGGGCACTTTATCATTCACAATCGATTGAAAGTGTATTTAGTTCCACACCCGGTTTAAAGGTTGTTATACCTTCTACACCAAGTGATGCAAAAGGATTACTTATTTCTGCAATACGCGATAACGATCCTGTTTTATTTTTCGAGCATAAAAAAGCATATCGTTTACTTAAAGAAGACGTACCGACAGGTGAACATGTTGTACCTATTGGTAAGGCAGATATTAAACGTGAAGGTAAAGATATCACGGTAATAACTTACGGGTTATGTGTTCATATGGCCATTGAAGCGGCTGAACGATTAGAGAATGATGGATACAGTGCTAAAGTTGTTGATTTAAGAACAATTTACCCGCTCGATCAAGAGACGATTATAGAATCTGTTAAAGACACAAGTAAAGTATTACTCGTCACTGAAGATAATTTAGAAGGTAGTGTAATGAGTGAGGTATCTGCGATTATATCTGAACATGCATTTTACGATTTAGACGCACCAGTTATGAGACTTGCCGCACCTAACGTACCAGCGATGCCATATGCACCACCAATGGAAGACTATTTTATGGTGAATCCAGATAAAATCTATGAAAAGATGAAAGAACTTGCAGAACATTAA
- a CDS encoding dihydrolipoamide acetyltransferase family protein — protein MPKLGESVHEGTVEAWLVEPGSKVNEYDPLCEILTDKVTAEVPSSFEGVIEKILVDVGETIEVGTPICEIKVSNKVHEKEPEQKSQPQTNKKDNNSTDTQKEIKRISPVVMRLASEHNVNLDDVEGTGQFGRVTKKDILSYIDNPVKNEAPKTDKSSIGIKTTSDTSRLELTGVKKAIANNMVKSKTEIPHAWMMIEVDATELVHLRNKYKDAFKSEGIKLTYFAFFIEAVAKALNTNKILNSSWQGDSIQIHDSINLNIAVSADDDLYVPVIHNADMLSIRGIAKKLAQLAEKGRTHALTSEDMHGGTFTINNTGAFGSIQSQGVINHPQAAILQVESIVKKPVFIDEMLAARYMVNLCLSIDHRVLNGVDAGKFLQDVKKNIESIDSETTL, from the coding sequence ATGCCAAAACTCGGAGAAAGTGTGCATGAAGGAACAGTAGAAGCGTGGCTTGTTGAGCCTGGTAGTAAAGTAAATGAATATGATCCGTTATGTGAAATTTTAACCGATAAAGTAACAGCTGAAGTCCCTTCTAGTTTTGAAGGAGTGATAGAAAAAATACTCGTAGATGTTGGTGAAACAATAGAAGTCGGAACACCAATTTGTGAAATTAAGGTATCTAACAAAGTTCATGAAAAAGAACCAGAACAAAAATCTCAACCACAAACTAATAAAAAAGATAATAATAGTACAGACACACAAAAAGAGATTAAAAGAATATCACCTGTCGTGATGAGATTAGCATCAGAACATAACGTTAATTTAGATGATGTTGAAGGTACAGGACAATTTGGACGTGTTACAAAAAAGGATATTTTATCGTATATCGATAATCCTGTGAAAAATGAAGCACCAAAAACAGATAAATCATCAATCGGTATTAAAACTACTAGTGACACTTCTAGACTAGAATTAACCGGTGTTAAAAAAGCAATCGCAAATAATATGGTGAAATCTAAAACTGAAATTCCACATGCTTGGATGATGATAGAAGTAGATGCAACAGAGCTCGTTCATTTAAGAAATAAATATAAAGATGCATTTAAATCTGAAGGTATTAAATTAACTTATTTTGCATTCTTTATAGAAGCAGTAGCAAAAGCCCTAAATACAAATAAAATACTCAATAGCAGTTGGCAAGGGGATTCTATTCAAATCCACGATTCAATCAATTTAAATATCGCAGTATCCGCTGATGACGACTTATACGTTCCGGTCATTCATAATGCAGATATGTTGTCGATTCGAGGAATCGCAAAAAAACTTGCACAACTTGCTGAAAAAGGCAGAACACATGCGCTAACTTCGGAAGATATGCACGGTGGGACATTTACAATTAATAACACGGGCGCATTTGGTTCTATTCAGTCACAAGGCGTCATTAACCACCCACAAGCTGCTATATTACAAGTTGAATCTATCGTTAAAAAACCTGTTTTTATCGATGAAATGCTCGCAGCAAGATATATGGTAAACCTTTGTTTATCTATCGATCATAGAGTACTGAACGGTGTAGATGCAGGTAAATTTTTACAAGATGTTAAGAAAAATATTGAGTCTATTGATAGTGAAACAACGCTTTAA
- a CDS encoding BrxA/BrxB family bacilliredoxin — protein MDLDFKIYMEDLVENARKELTDVGYEQLLTPEEVNEALDKEGTALVMINSVCGCAGGIARPAAIHSLNFDKKPTHLYTVFAGQEKDATEAVRERTPDFLPSSPSFAFFKDGKVVDMIERHEIEGHDVMSVITDLQAWFMEHGDDI, from the coding sequence ATGGATTTAGATTTTAAAATATATATGGAAGATTTAGTGGAAAATGCGAGAAAAGAACTCACAGATGTTGGGTACGAACAACTTTTGACGCCAGAAGAAGTTAATGAAGCGTTAGACAAAGAAGGTACTGCACTTGTGATGATTAACTCAGTATGTGGATGTGCAGGTGGTATCGCACGTCCAGCAGCGATTCACTCACTAAACTTCGACAAAAAACCAACACATTTATATACAGTTTTTGCCGGACAAGAAAAAGATGCAACTGAAGCAGTTCGTGAACGTACACCAGACTTTTTACCGTCATCTCCAAGTTTTGCGTTTTTCAAAGACGGAAAAGTGGTAGATATGATAGAGAGACATGAAATTGAAGGTCACGATGTCATGAGTGTCATTACAGATCTGCAAGCATGGTTTATGGAACACGGCGATGACATTTAA
- a CDS encoding M20/M25/M40 family metallo-hydrolase produces the protein MKKERVVELLKELVMIDSESGDEREIANRLFKEFDQLELKGFEDDTQSETGYGAGNLFFTLEGNKEIEPICFMVHMDTVKPGNGVKPEVRDGYMYSDGTTILGSDDKAGIAAVIEAIRSIKENNIPHGDIEVIVTVGEETGLVGAKAFDTSVVKSKIGYAVDGTGQVGTIVNRAPAQNKIEAHIHGKKAHAGIEPEVGVSAINIAALAISNMTLGRVDEMTTSNVGIIKGGEATNIVSDYAYVLLEARSLEEDRLAKQTAHIESEFKKAAHKLGGEVDVDIDLMYPALHSEEESEAVKLASDASVKIGREPNIISLGGGSDGNIFAGQGIDTVILGLGYEEIHTTSERMPLEELYKITELIIKMVELQATK, from the coding sequence ATGAAGAAAGAAAGAGTAGTAGAACTATTAAAAGAACTCGTAATGATCGATTCAGAATCTGGTGATGAAAGAGAGATAGCTAATCGTTTATTTAAAGAGTTCGATCAACTTGAATTAAAAGGTTTTGAAGATGATACACAATCTGAAACAGGTTACGGTGCAGGGAACTTATTCTTTACACTAGAAGGAAATAAAGAAATAGAGCCGATTTGTTTTATGGTTCATATGGACACTGTTAAGCCAGGTAACGGAGTTAAACCCGAAGTTCGCGATGGATATATGTATTCTGATGGAACGACAATTCTCGGTTCGGATGATAAAGCAGGGATCGCTGCAGTAATTGAAGCAATTCGATCAATTAAAGAAAATAATATCCCACATGGTGATATTGAAGTTATCGTAACAGTTGGTGAAGAAACAGGTCTTGTCGGTGCAAAAGCTTTTGACACTTCAGTTGTTAAAAGTAAAATAGGATACGCAGTAGACGGTACAGGTCAAGTGGGTACAATTGTAAACCGTGCACCTGCACAAAATAAAATTGAAGCACACATTCATGGTAAAAAAGCTCACGCGGGAATCGAACCAGAAGTCGGTGTATCTGCAATTAATATCGCAGCGCTAGCGATAAGTAATATGACACTTGGTCGCGTCGATGAAATGACGACATCAAACGTTGGTATTATTAAAGGTGGGGAAGCGACGAACATCGTATCAGACTATGCATATGTGTTACTTGAAGCAAGAAGTTTAGAAGAGGATCGTCTTGCAAAACAAACAGCACATATTGAATCTGAATTTAAAAAAGCAGCGCATAAACTCGGTGGAGAAGTCGATGTTGACATTGACTTAATGTATCCAGCACTGCATTCAGAGGAAGAATCAGAAGCTGTAAAACTCGCAAGCGATGCTTCCGTAAAAATTGGTCGTGAACCCAATATTATTTCTTTAGGTGGAGGCAGTGACGGTAACATCTTTGCAGGCCAAGGAATCGACACAGTCATTTTAGGCTTAGGATATGAAGAGATTCATACGACATCAGAAAGAATGCCACTCGAAGAATTATATAAAATCACAGAACTTATTATTAAAATGGTTGAGTTACAAGCAACTAAATAA
- a CDS encoding helix-turn-helix transcriptional regulator — MDSIQFIEQFIVFIEDHLREDIDFDEVLMEMDVESKSFLTLFTALVGMSPADYQKRRQLTEIALEVYDGHRRLTDIIKYYNHKDLAQFKDDYQKFFGISVYDTDKFIEEMPLQYRISFEINPTTKREPFSETRSLDGYRLIGVEEFFNMNSYNEKKKTRYLNYLLNSGIISEILKHNNGPIKGLFVMERYSYGEIQVFVGTASDMNTPFTTTYTPSGLYQIFESDGQLDVETKKLYEYIFRRWLVKEHVELDLTFSIELIKGLTHSIDDSVIVQVWQSIID; from the coding sequence ATGGACTCTATTCAATTTATAGAACAGTTTATTGTATTCATAGAAGATCATTTACGTGAAGACATAGATTTCGATGAAGTGTTAATGGAAATGGATGTTGAATCGAAAAGTTTTTTAACGCTATTTACTGCTCTCGTTGGGATGTCTCCAGCAGACTATCAAAAACGCCGTCAATTAACTGAAATTGCTTTAGAAGTTTATGATGGTCATCGACGTTTAACAGATATTATAAAATACTATAACCATAAAGATTTAGCGCAGTTTAAAGATGATTATCAAAAATTCTTTGGTATAAGCGTGTATGATACTGATAAATTTATCGAAGAAATGCCTCTACAATACCGTATTTCATTTGAAATAAACCCTACGACAAAACGTGAACCTTTTTCTGAAACACGTTCACTTGATGGGTATCGATTAATTGGTGTCGAAGAATTTTTCAATATGAATAGTTATAATGAGAAAAAGAAAACTCGATACTTAAACTACTTACTAAATAGCGGTATTATTAGCGAAATATTAAAGCATAATAACGGACCAATTAAAGGGTTATTCGTAATGGAACGATATAGTTACGGAGAAATTCAAGTATTCGTCGGCACAGCATCAGATATGAATACACCTTTTACAACGACGTATACACCTAGTGGTTTATATCAAATTTTTGAGTCGGACGGTCAATTAGACGTCGAAACAAAAAAACTTTACGAGTATATATTTAGAAGATGGCTCGTAAAAGAGCACGTTGAGCTAGACTTAACATTTTCAATAGAATTAATAAAAGGACTTACACACTCGATTGACGATTCAGTCATTGTACAAGTATGGCAGTCCATAATTGATTAA
- the rnz gene encoding ribonuclease Z produces MYINILGSAAGLPSKKRHTQAIILDMVDELNEYFLIDVGEAFQHRLLNTSIKPSKINHIFITHLHGDHIYGLPGFLSSRAHQGGEGKPLKIYGPKGLSEWLTTTFQVSETILNYPVEIVEIEDGSFISIKDVTIEVKTLDHNIESFLYVFKENDQKGALNVLKLKEIGIRPGPIYSEIKNSDTFVHDGVIYDTNDFLGPVIKGRKVCIHGDTRPLQSEVYFDLLKDADCVVHEATFLDHEYEKAYSYYHSEIHDVLSIQKDLRVKHYIFTHISNRYEEEFISNFIKTLPSNVSVAHDYFKYEIARKK; encoded by the coding sequence ATGTATATTAATATATTAGGTTCTGCGGCAGGCTTACCTTCAAAAAAACGACATACTCAAGCGATAATTTTAGATATGGTTGATGAGCTCAACGAATATTTTTTAATTGATGTTGGAGAAGCATTTCAACATCGTTTACTAAATACGTCTATTAAACCATCTAAAATTAACCATATATTTATTACGCATTTACATGGTGACCACATTTACGGTTTACCAGGTTTTTTATCGAGCCGTGCGCATCAAGGTGGAGAAGGTAAACCACTAAAAATTTACGGACCAAAAGGACTTTCTGAATGGTTAACAACGACGTTTCAAGTAAGTGAGACAATATTGAATTATCCAGTTGAAATAGTGGAAATTGAAGATGGATCTTTTATCTCGATTAAAGATGTTACTATAGAGGTAAAAACACTTGATCATAATATAGAAAGTTTTTTATATGTATTTAAAGAAAATGATCAAAAAGGTGCGTTAAACGTTCTAAAGTTAAAAGAAATTGGTATACGTCCTGGCCCAATTTATAGTGAAATAAAAAATAGTGATACGTTTGTACATGATGGTGTTATTTATGATACGAACGACTTTTTAGGGCCTGTAATAAAAGGGAGAAAAGTATGTATTCATGGAGATACACGACCGCTTCAAAGTGAAGTATATTTCGATTTACTAAAAGACGCGGACTGCGTTGTTCATGAAGCGACATTTTTAGATCATGAATACGAAAAGGCGTATAGTTACTATCATTCTGAAATACATGACGTGTTAAGTATTCAAAAAGATTTACGTGTGAAACACTATATATTCACACATATTAGTAATCGATATGAGGAGGAATTTATTTCGAACTTTATTAAAACGTTACCTTCAAATGTGTCGGTTGCACACGATTATTTTAAATATGAAATTGCTAGAAAAAAATAA
- a CDS encoding aldo/keto reductase, with the protein MKHFVTKDKQSISQFALGTMNLPLDDREELSEIIRLAFESCINYFDTADLYQYGKNEAVIGSILFDYGQFFEYNIGTKVGNEFDAALREKIKWNPSAEYIKHAVSQSKLRLSRDVIDLLMLHGGTVHDNMDETIREFESLKRKGDIKSYGISTTRKNVIDYYTENSDISVLMAPLNIIDNRSEEYLSDDYVFLARGPLMQGLLTENYDVALKTKFKHGYMGYSQDELREIILMIKEYGYPLEAIAYKYLMNKNVVIVQGVSTVSQLKKNLRHYETAKTIRDEVIEDICSKVEKKHYKEHRDPKTVTHQEDNDKKNVLKKLRKKISQP; encoded by the coding sequence TTGAAACATTTTGTTACTAAAGATAAGCAATCCATTTCACAATTTGCACTAGGTACGATGAATTTACCACTAGATGACCGTGAAGAGTTAAGTGAGATTATTAGATTAGCATTTGAGTCCTGTATTAACTACTTCGATACTGCGGACTTATATCAATATGGTAAAAATGAAGCTGTTATTGGTTCAATTTTATTCGATTACGGACAGTTTTTCGAATATAATATCGGAACAAAAGTAGGTAATGAATTTGATGCAGCACTTCGTGAAAAAATTAAATGGAATCCAAGTGCAGAATATATTAAACATGCTGTTAGTCAGTCAAAACTTCGTTTATCACGCGATGTGATTGACTTATTAATGTTACACGGTGGAACTGTTCACGATAATATGGATGAAACAATCCGTGAGTTTGAGTCATTAAAAAGAAAAGGCGACATTAAAAGTTACGGTATCTCAACTACGCGTAAAAATGTCATTGACTACTACACTGAAAATAGTGATATATCAGTACTGATGGCACCACTAAACATTATCGATAATCGAAGTGAAGAATATCTATCTGACGACTATGTATTTTTAGCCAGAGGTCCGTTAATGCAAGGACTCCTCACTGAAAATTATGATGTAGCACTTAAAACAAAGTTTAAACATGGTTATATGGGATATTCACAGGATGAATTAAGAGAAATTATATTAATGATCAAAGAATATGGCTACCCTCTTGAAGCTATCGCTTATAAATATTTAATGAATAAAAATGTCGTAATCGTACAAGGTGTAAGTACTGTTTCTCAGCTCAAGAAAAACTTACGCCATTATGAAACAGCAAAAACTATACGAGACGAAGTAATTGAAGACATTTGTTCTAAAGTTGAGAAGAAACATTACAAAGAACATAGAGATCCAAAAACAGTTACACATCAAGAAGATAACGATAAAAAGAATGTTTTGAAGAAATTACGTAAAAAAATAAGTCAGCCATAA
- a CDS encoding NUDIX hydrolase, with the protein MNQNDDQLVEKKLSHKDIYKGKIIDVTVYDVELPNGETSSREVVYHQGAVGIIAVHDGYMYFVKQYRIAAEEVLLEIPAGKIEPKDTPEQTAIKELKEETGLVAKEVQYLQEFYVSPGFSNEIIYLFEADQLELEEQKLDEDEFLEIEKIKITDLEHLMKENVFRDAKTLIAVQHVLYSNNYK; encoded by the coding sequence ATGAATCAAAATGATGATCAATTAGTTGAAAAGAAACTATCGCATAAAGATATTTATAAAGGAAAAATTATTGATGTTACTGTGTACGATGTTGAATTACCAAACGGAGAAACGAGTAGTAGAGAAGTTGTGTATCATCAAGGTGCAGTAGGAATTATCGCTGTGCACGATGGATATATGTATTTTGTAAAACAGTATAGAATTGCGGCAGAAGAAGTTTTATTAGAGATTCCTGCAGGTAAGATAGAACCGAAAGATACACCTGAACAAACAGCTATAAAAGAGTTAAAAGAAGAAACGGGTCTAGTCGCTAAAGAGGTTCAATATTTACAAGAGTTTTATGTATCTCCAGGATTTTCTAATGAAATCATCTATTTATTTGAAGCAGATCAATTAGAGCTTGAAGAACAAAAATTAGATGAAGATGAATTTTTAGAAATTGAAAAAATTAAAATAACTGATCTAGAACACTTAATGAAAGAAAACGTGTTTAGAGATGCGAAAACGTTAATCGCAGTTCAACACGTTTTATATTCAAACAATTATAAATAA
- a CDS encoding Fur family transcriptional regulator — METKLKTVKEQLQQSGYKLTPQREVTLRVLLENNSKHLSAEDVFQRVKEKYPEIGLATVYRTLELLCDLKIIVKANFGDGVSRYDFKEPGEKHFNHHLICVKCGKIIEVEDDLLYDVEQIVEHEFNFKVLNHRLTFHGVCHECQMKEDINEK; from the coding sequence GTGGAAACTAAATTGAAAACAGTTAAAGAACAGTTACAACAATCAGGTTATAAACTGACACCTCAAAGGGAAGTCACGTTACGCGTATTACTTGAAAATAACAGTAAACATTTAAGTGCAGAAGATGTGTTTCAACGCGTTAAAGAAAAGTATCCTGAAATTGGTCTTGCAACTGTATATCGTACATTAGAATTACTATGTGATCTAAAAATTATTGTTAAAGCAAATTTCGGCGACGGTGTCTCAAGGTATGATTTTAAAGAGCCTGGTGAAAAGCACTTTAATCATCATTTAATTTGCGTAAAGTGTGGAAAGATTATTGAAGTTGAAGATGATCTTTTATATGACGTTGAACAAATCGTCGAACACGAGTTTAATTTTAAAGTACTGAATCATCGTTTGACATTTCACGGTGTATGTCACGAATGCCAAATGAAGGAAGACATTAATGAAAAATAA